A window of Mus pahari chromosome 7, PAHARI_EIJ_v1.1, whole genome shotgun sequence contains these coding sequences:
- the Tdrd15 gene encoding LOW QUALITY PROTEIN: tudor domain-containing protein 15 (The sequence of the model RefSeq protein was modified relative to this genomic sequence to represent the inferred CDS: inserted 3 bases in 3 codons; deleted 7 bases in 5 codons; substituted 8 bases at 8 genomic stop codons) → MDSTSLLPTLLDTDLTVLHIECLPKDILVKFQGKNSSECQFDYQILQREIQYIHKVKNNVGIDEFCLVEERETREWQRGRVLEKKNEVYTVLLIDRGDELTVDSTQLASACKKLFELPPRVIFGVFANILPVGEKWSPKALNXFKLLVGMQVKGNMKTILPLQMILLEAPKVISGVLELQLGKFIDRDTFCLVVEILKELPQPMPDLLQHKSPELPLRSKSTLLDIQSVLDNFQSSLPVESLDSIKVSSALSPSKFYCQLLKQIPELEDLAEHMNLHYNTLGQEASPACDNFGLLCVAKGTNRRWQRGILQQVLPDNQVEVWFMDYGGSESVPSVHVKKLKQDFIFAPSFTFPCSLTYLRKQQLTIFKQALLGHVVYVYIDWFSEDERLYYVTLQSQESAANSKCLPRTWDTETRPNPSLVGTYGADSFVADVEQSVGGLNEKDDLKAAFPIKTVKMEAXSTYIAFVGNVLNPSNFWVHINKYQRKFLDLMRTINKFYNAPENNEVTPRHPGPGLLCCARYSKDRCFYKAIITEVNGYQSNVYLLDYGSTDSIPFFFYVKILLPEFRTLPPLAMYCSLAHVAPVTDVWIKAATDYFLKISLNKAILLQVIAERDNKYTVDIQNVEAPGNTDALSLMLQAGYAEPAEVASAFYTSVRDRVVLKLNTLHEKSVVTSVPVKRPEPERYPSKKLKENTSSLGRLLDLKVSSNLVFEPNSSQSYKEYVFKPGKFLKVTCSYCHGPGDFXAQLQCKLEDLKLLMEQIQDYYSTHPEPYQTGKGACVAKHSRDGKWYRAAILTRASEXEVELIFVDYGNQEXVFIKDLCAVNPHFLALEAQAFRRCLNYLVEPITCKLLDWTAEASRDFVNVISSCGGLLTCIVYALVLIHSRCLCNLVDLQSPFTSANECLLCRGSTHHSVLSRPIPFSISLYSYYYSSFDVKIGSEYIYIYIYIYYIYIYHVYSPKRFYCQLCRNSKDLEMLQTRITEMINLKMYSKYGXNRMRLCISKYLEDGLSYKALVXPTVSSSGTCVYFVDYGNEQLVEDNMLCVISDQFPEVLFMPMQAIXCFLSDLRDTHIPGEINRWFEDNFLGKLLKALILSRESDGQLGIDLCDGYQQINQTIKLLLNVYGEKHSKQAWCVGKNQRLNQVFAAALKENTKSNRCNNVINKTSLATHSANKTDRLMHPRXIYSRSLKLSIYCKVEPMPESKVEKFSKDRIKNIKFAPGSAHTPEDSDMGLNSGERVSKLFTKDLNQSASQSLQILIRPLITKISQPHVDLSTQLKGSVPAIRHQANFHMVCTRTGNKAMGLAGVLNEKTDSQKNWNGLSPLVRDQVEYAHDHVMSRDVTKDVLPEEGSFEVEVFDXNTAIVNESKVYSINRELLTIPQLAIGSFRHRIRWDGPIEICKSKIADYFTSGVNNGTVFCELWKTHDXKWEVNITCGDKCITKELLRWSPCPKGQKMPRVITHKVSTFEANKEKTGRVDMCGGGSMVFHPFSQSLGEVPFELLRHGQLEKNEMIYILEAGGFHVTLKKNQKTSDLTLLITTEDKNSSLLSMDDIERELKVLVASKRNLMWYQPKPVAQWMDENGLAFLDHGQRAVVPITHAKVPSGELMSSPRQGVQSTRIWLTNSTLEFIVCLFAFFLEMIVLSLKYLDYIWEVDFLVDGMLLWGYLNVTTSQVEEWRKQPFSATVFGLEPQTILSPCAIQPFLWAPLQNGKRYSSIATAIHDPSDFCVQLEDFFDIMKYLFTLLSDIPEPLQALPPAHMIPGSSCLFKSELEDQWSRAEISQVSDQALQLLLIDYGHFVCVLYSEAMNLKSVPQKIMNLPMPNYPCSLYGVFPATGKLWNKEVRQLFQDFLSKPGLVFQFRKYGSGTVSEVDVIHENDSVADMLVASGLAVHPKDSAHPDRITATGCTKDQHKPQNQTICSLLDKYCYKKDNVIYNTNKKKATEEETYEEEKGR, encoded by the exons atGGATTCTACATCTTTATTGCCAACACTTTTAGATACAGATCTGACAGTTTTGCATATTGAATGTCTTCCTAAGGATATTCTTGTGAAATTTCAAGGCAAAAATAGTAGTGAGTGTCAGTTTGACTATCAAATATTGCAGAGGGAAATACAGTATATCCACAAAGTGAAGAATAACGTGGGCATTGACGAGTTTTGCCTGGTGGAGGAAAGAGAGACTAGAGAATGGCAGAGAGGAAGAGTcctggaaaaaaagaatgaagtctaTACAGTGCTGCTTATTGATCGGGGAGATGAGCTGACAGTCGATAGTACTCAACTAGCCTCTGCTTGCAAAAAATTATTTGAGCTCCCACCCAGAGTCATATTTGGCGTTTTTGCCAACATACTCCCAGTTGGAGAGAAATGGTCTCCCAAAGCTTTGAATTAGTTCAAGCTACTGGTAGGAATGCAGGTGAAAGGCAATATGAAAACTATTTTGCCTCTTCAAATGATTCTTCTTGAGGCACCCAAAGTTATATCTGGGGTTCTTGAATTACAATTAGGAAAATTTATTGACAGGGATACATTTTGTCTTGTTGTGGAAATATTAAAGGAACTACCCCAGCCAATGCCAGACTTACTACAACATAAAAGTCCTGAGTTACCATTAAGAAGCAAGAGCACTTTACTTGATATTCAAAGTGTTCTAGATAATTTCCAGTCATCTTTACCAGTGGAAAGTTTGGACAGCATCAAAGTGTCATCTGCACTGAGCCCCAGTAAATTTTATTGTCAATTACTTAAGCAGATTCCAGAGCTAGAAGACCTAGCAGAGCATATGAATTTGCACTACAACACACTCGGTCAAGAAGCCAGTCCCGCATGTGACAATTTTGGACTCCTGTGTGTTGCTAAAGGGACAAACAGGAGGTGGCAAAGAGGAATTCTCCAGCAGGTCTTGCCAGATAATCAAGTGGAAGTTTGGTTCATGGATTATGGTGGCAGTGAGTCTGTACCCTCCGTCCACgtgaagaaactgaagcaggattTTATTTTTGCACCATCATTCACATTTCCATGCTCTCTGACATATTTAAGGAAACAGCAACTGACTATATTTAAGCAAGCCCTTTTGGGACATGTAGTATATGTCTACATTGATTGGTTCAGTGAGGATGAACGTCTGTATTATGTGACTTTACAGTCTCAAGAATCTGCAGCTAATTCTAAGTGTCTGCCGAGGACATGGGACACAGAGACACGTCCCAATCCGAGTCTGGTGGGCACTTATGGGGCAGACAGCTTTGTGGCTGATGTTGAGCAGTCAGTGGGTGGACTTAATGAAAAGGATGACTTAAAAGCAGCTTTTCCtattaaaactgtaaaaatggAGGCCTGATCTACATACATAGCATTTGTAGGGAATGTACTGAACCCATCCAATTTCTGGGTACACATTAATAAATACCAGAGAAAATTTCTAGACTTAATGAGAACTATAAATAAGTTTTATAATGCACCTGAAAATAATGAAGTAACTCCGAGGCACCCTGGACCTGGATTATTATGTTGTGCCAGATATAGCAAGGATAGATGTTTCTACAAAGCCATCATCACTGAAGTGAATGGCTATCAGAGTAATGTTTACCTCCTGGACTATGGAAGTACTGActctatacctttttttttttatgtaaaaattttgCTTCCAGAATTTCGTACGTTGCCTCCCTTAGCA ATGTACTGTTCACTGGCACATGTAGCTCCAGTGACAGATGTGTGGATAAAGGCAGcaacagattatttttta aaaatcagtttgaaCAAAGCAATTTTGCTTCAAGTTATAGCAGAAAGAGACAACAAGTACACGGTGGATATTCAGAATGTTGAAGCTCCTGGGAATACTGATGCGCTCTCTCTGATGCTACAAGCCGGGTATGCAGAACCTGCAGAGGTAGCATCAGCTTTCTACACATCTGTAAGGGACCGTGTAGTGTTAAAGCTAAATACACTTCATGAGAAAAGTGTTGTGACCTCTGTCCCTGTCAAAAGACCTGAGCCTGAGAGGTATCCTtccaagaagctgaaagaaaacACCTCATCTTTGGGCAGGCTCCTGGATTTAAAAGTTTCCTCCAACTTAGTTTTTGAACCCAACTCATCACAGTCTTATAAGGAGTATGTGTTCAAACCAGGAAAGTTTCTTAAAGTCACCTGCTCCTACTGTCATGGCCCCGGGGACT ATGCTCAGCTTCAGTGTAAGTTAGAAGATTTAAAGCTACTGATGGAACAAATTCAAGATTATTATAGCACGCACCCAGAGCCATATCAGACTGGGAAGGGAGCTTGTGTTGCTAAGCATTCCAGAGATGGGAAGTGGTACAGGGCTGCCATCTTGACTCGAGCATCAGAATGAGAGGTTGAACTAATATTTGTTGACTATGGCAATCAAGAGTGAGTGTTCATTAAAGACCTTTGTGCTGTCAACCCACATTTTCTCGCTTTAGAAGCCCAGGCTTTCAGACGCTGTCTCAACTATTTAGTTGAGCCCATTACCTGTAAACTATTAGACTGGACAGCAGAAGCGTCCAGAGACTTTGTAAATGTCATTTCTTCATGTGGAGGCTTGCTTACCTGTATTGTGTATGCCTTAGTTCTTATACACTCTAGATGCTTATGTAACTTAGTAGATTTACAATCACCATTTACCAGTGCAAATGAATGTCTCCTTTGCCGTGGCTCCACCCACCACAGCGTATTATCAAGGCCAATCCCATTTTCAATTAGTCTTTATAGTTACTATTACTCTTCCTTTGATGTAAAGATTggaagtgaatatatatatatatatatatatatatat tatatatatatatatcatgtgtataGTCCCAAAAGGTTCTACTGCCAGCTTTGTAGAAACAGCAAAGATTTAGAGATGCTGCAGACAAGAATCACAGAGATGATTAACctaaaaatgtattcaaaatatgGCTAGAACAGAATGAGATTGTGCATCTCTAAGTACTTAGAGGATGGGCTCTCATATAAAGCCTTGGTGTAGCCAACAGTGTCGTCATCTGGCACTTGCGTTTATTTTGTGGACTATGGGAATGAGCAATTGGTTGAAGACAATATGCTGTGTGTCATTTCTGACCAGTTTCCGGAGGTGTTGTTTATGCCTATGCAAGCGATTTAGTGTTTTCTGTCAGACCTTAGAGACACCCATATTCCAGGAGAAATCAATAGATGGTTTGAAGACAATTTCTTAGGGAAACTATTAAAGGCTCTAATACTGTCTAGGGAATCAGATGGGCAGCTTGGTATAGACTTATGTGATGGGTATCAACAGATAAATCAGACAATAAAATTGCTACTTAATGTTTATGGAGAAAAACATTCTAAACAAGCCTGGTGTGTGGGAAAGAATCAGAGGTTAAATCAGGTATTTGCTgctgctttaaaagaaaacacaaaaagcaaccGTTGCaacaatgtaataaataaaactagCCTAGCAACACATTCTGCAAACAAAACAGATCGATTGATGCATCCCA GCATATACAGCAGGAGTTTGAAATTATCAATTTATTGTAAAGTTGAACCCATGCCAGAAAGCAAAGTGGAGAAGTTCTCGAAggatagaattaaaaatataaaatttgccCCTGGGTCTGCACACACTCCTGAAGACAGTGACATGGGCCTCAACTCAGGAGAGAGGGTATCAAAATTATTTACCAAAGATTTAAACCAATCAGCTTCTCAAAGCCTTCAAATCCTTATTAGACCTCTGATCACAAAAATTTCTCAACCCCACGTTGACTTGAGTACCCAGCTTAAGGGGTCTGTACCCGCTATCCGTCATCAAGCCAATTTTCATATGGTGTGTACTAGGACTGGAAACAAAGCAATGGGACTCGCCGGTGTTCTAAATGAAAAGACAGATAGCCAGAAAAACTGGAATGGTCTGAGCCCTCTGGTGAGAGATCAGGTAGAATATGCTCATGACCATGTCATGTCTAGAGATGTTACTAAGGATGTGTTGCCTGAAGAAGGGTCCTTTGAAGTGGAAGTTTTTG CCAATACTGCTATAGTAAATGAATCTAAAGTTTATTCTATTAACAGGGAACTCTTAACTATCCCCCAGCTGGCAATTGGTTCTTTTCGTCATAGGATAAGATGGGATGGGCCCATCGAAATATGTAAAAGCAAAATTGCAGATTATTTTACCTCAGGAGTAAATAATGGAACAGTTTTTTGTGAACTTTGGAAGACACATGATTAAAAGTGGGAAGTAAATATAACTTGTGGTGATAAATGTATCACCAAGGAATTGCTGAGGTGGTCACCATGTCCTAAAGGACAGAAGATGCCTCGGGTCATCACTCATAAAGTTAGTACCTTTGAAGCCAAcaaggagaagacaggaagagtaGATATGTGTGGAGGGGGTTCCATGGTCTTCCACCCATTCTCCCAATCGCTAGGTGAAGTTCCTTTTGAACTGTTGAGACACGGGCagcttgaaaaaaatgaaatgatttacaTTTTGGAGGCTGGGGGATTTCATGTGACATTa aaaaaaaatcagaaaacatcaGATTTAACATTATTAATTACTACAGAAGATAAAAATTCCTCTTTGTTATCAATGGATGATATTGAAAGGGAGTTAAAAGTCTTAGTGGCATCTAAAAGAAATTTAATGTGGTACCAGCCCAAACCAGTGGCGCAGTGGATGGACGAGAATGGACTTGCTTTTTTAGATCACGGACAGCGTGCAGTAGTGCCCATAACTCATGCCAAAGTACCTAGTGGTGAGCTCATGAGTAGTCCAAGACAAGGAGTACAA AGTACAAGGATTTGGTTGACAAATTCTACCCTTGAGTTCattgtgtgtttatttgctttctttttggaaATGATCGTCCTTTCTCTGAAGTATTTAGACTATATTTGGGAAGTAGACTTTTTGGTAGATGGCATGTTGCTTTGGGGGTATTTAAATGTaactacatctcaggtggaagAATGGAGAAAACAGCCATTTTCAGCTACTGTTTTTGGTCTGGAGCCCCAGACAATTTTGTCACCATGTGCAATCCAGCCATTTCTTTGGGCACCACTCCAAAATGGTAAACGATATTCCAGCATTGCCACTGCTATTCATGACCCCTCAGACTTCTGTGTGCAGTTAGAGGATTTCTTTGATATAATGAAGTACCTCTTTACCTTGCTTTCAGACATACCAGAGCCTTTGCAAGCATTGCCTCCAGCGCACATGATTCCTGGTTCTAGCTGCTTGTTCAAAAGTGAGCTGGAAGATCAGTGGAGCAGAGCAGAAATCTCCCAAGTTTCGGATCAAGCTCTACAGCTCCTTTTGATTGACTATGGACATTTTGTTTGTGTACTTTATTCAGAAGCAATGAATCTTAAATCTGTACCTCAGAAAATTATGAACTTGCCAATGCCGAACTATCCATGTAGCCTCTATGGTGTCTTCCCTGCTACAGGGAAACTGTGGAATAAGGAAGTCAGGCAGCTTTTTCAAGATTTCCTAAGCAAACCAGGATTAGTTTTTCAGTTTAGGAAGTATGGTTCTGGAACAGTATCAGAAGTGGATGTCATTCATGAGAATGACAGTGTAGCCGATATGCTGGTGGCTTCTGGTCTTGCCGTACATCCTAAGGATTCAGCTCATCCTGACAGAATTACTGCTACTGGATGTACAAAAGACCAGCATAAACCACAGAACCAAACCATCTGTTCACTGTTGGACAAATATTGTTACAAAAAAGACAATGTTATTTACAAcactaacaaaaaaaaagccacagaggAAGAAACCTATGAAGAGGAGAAAGGTCGCTAG